TCGCCTTCATCTAGCCACTATCCAGCTAGCCTTGAACCTTTCCTAACCCTCCAACCGCAGCCACACAGGGCCTGGTCCAAGCCCTGGTGCTGCCTCCCCTTAGCCGAGAACGTCATGTGCCCAAAAACTCCATGGAAGATTCGCGAAAACCCTAGGTTCCTATTTCCTTAGCTATGCATGTTTCTAGCCTACGTTCCGCCGTTAAAAAACTCTTTTTATGAACCATAAACGTCTCACATTGGCCATGTGCCCTTTGGAATCATAAAGCATCTCAAACTGGCGTGAaaacttcaaaactttgaaaaatattcatccaACCGTCaaataatttgatcaatatAATTGTCATGCTTCAAAACATAGAACACACATATTATTATTCGAATGGCGCAAAACAAAGTTTAGAAGCGTGCCTTTatgtttaaaacgctcgaaatacgaataccaAAGCGGTGGAATGTCGTTGACGAACAGATGACGATTTCCACCCTTTTTCTATCTTTTTTTCTCGTCAAAACCCCAATGAAAACTCACCTTGGGATGCAAGGGAGTCAGATAATCATTGTTGGAAGAAAGAACGATGAAGAAATTTGAAGAACGAAGaaggaaaaaattcaaaacttccTTGCGAAGAGTCCTATGTTTCGGCCGTTTTCCTCCTTCAAGTTAcgtgaattgtgtgtgtgtttcaATGTGTGTAGAGGTGTGTGtgtttaggtttaggtttaattaaacaaacaaaaaggcttttaaatatttaattaacggACTTAATAACCcaagtttttaattaataatttaggcccattaagatttataaaatcattaggcctcaaattaaaagatttaaaaatatctaattcCAAAAAAATCCCttgtaaaatatataatacCCTTGCTcccactaattaatttaaatttgaacttaaaaatgctgaaattattaaattatttaaaataaatattttcttaattaaaaataaaaatttagcttttaaatctttaacacctTAATACCCTTGTTCCTTGTTATTGagtcatgcattgcatatttcattttatatatgtttatgcatgatttatgattgtatttattgttgtttaactgtttcataccagaatcctaaccaCAATATTTAGACTAGGGAGGCTATTGTGGTTGTTGTTGGACTCCATAATTGGTCACCTTAGTAGTTTTGTAGCACAAGGCGGAAATTCTACCCTTGGAGATCGTGAATGAGATAGGATTTCTTGGTTATCAGAGTTGAAGTCTTCCAGTTAGTctacttttattattttggagTCTGATCAATTTTATATTAGAGTCTATTGGTCGGGGAGATATCCCATGTATTTGTATGGTAATTTGTAGTTGTTATGATGCATTtggatttattttatgttgttgTGAGCCTTGTCGGGTATATTCGAACTATTGCTTGTGAATTGTTAAATTGTCCTGAATTGTTAAATTGTGCCTAGTCGACCCGTGTGTGTGATTGTTTATGAATATCACAGCGCCGTCCTTAAgttatttttcttttgcatgtATTTTAACATTTTTGGTATGTCCTATTATGGAGAGGTAATTCCGAAATTTTTTAGGCCTGAAGTctatttttaagtattttaaatattttacactgcaaatttaaattaaatcaatattatttaattaattataataactaAGCCTCACATTTTATCAGAAGAGAAATATTTTTACCTTTAAAGTATAACTATTCGATGTTGGAATAAATTATAGAAATAAACGTTGGATTATACATCAAATTCATAAAAGGCATCGTATAACTATTCGATGTTGGAATAAATGATAGAAATAAATGTTggattaatttttatatgatgagTGATCctacaatataaaaaattaatataaaaattcaatttgttaAAATCTAATGatatattgaataaaaaatctaaggatataataataaaatctcacgatataatttatgtaaatatCAATTTATGAAATATTAGATGTATCTTtaacattattaaaaaaaaatagacaaagtTTGTGGAGTTGGGTTTTCATTATGAAAAATATGTCTTTAAAAAGGAAATATTATCTGTAagatatttgacataaaaattctattttattattattattattattaatattattattattattattattattattattattattattattattattattattattattattattattattattattattattattattattattattattattattattattattattattattattattattattattattattattattattattattattattattattattattattattattattattattattattattattattattattattattattattattattattattattattattattattattattattattattattattattattattattattattattattattattattattattattattattattattattattattattattattaagtatttctttttcaaaaacttacaaTAAGGAAGAGTTATCGAATAGttaacattaattaatttgcaataaatgaaattttattattggtGACACGTAGAAATAAAGTTTAATTAAAAGCGTGTGTAATCTTTTTTGTTAATTAATGAGTAtttaataacaaatattatatattcaaattttattattttgtacaTTTTTTCATTTGCAATTCATTATTtatcatatataataataaaagatacaCATGTATTGCatgcgttattattatttttaatttgattaaataatactaaacaattaacatgAAATTATCTTCAATTTAGAACATTTGTTCGATTTAGAAAggaagttttgtttagattttttgctatgtaaaatatggagtgacttgaGAAGGTTTTAGTAGAGTAAGAaagataattatgaaattaaatattttggtgtcttcTAAAATTGTTAATCTAATGATCTcatacttaataatatagtttgAGTAGGTCTTAAGACGGTctaacgaatctttatctgtgagagaggtcaacctaccgatattcacaataaaaagtaatactcttagcataaaaaataataatttttcatggatgacccaaataagaaatctgtctcacaaaatacgacccgtgagaccgtctcacacaaatttttgccatatatatatatgagaatGAATCACTTATATAAATAAGTATGGAACAAAAATAGATGTGTGAAAAAGACTATTGAGCTAACGGACAAGCGGCGTCGAGCACCGCCGAATCCCGTCTCTCTCTACTCTGGATTCCTTAATATCCGGCGACCGTTCGAAGCACCGTCACCCGATCTCCGGCAGTGGAAAACAGAGAATAATCTGGTATAACCTCGCTGATCTCTCATAAAATGGCGTCTTGATCACGTGTGTTTTCGCTATTCCTTTTTCTATGCTTTTTGAAGTGCTGCCTTTTAATTTGTCGGTCCAAGGAATATAGATTTGAAGCTGTAGTAGATATTGGAATACATGGATTTTAGCTGAAttttggttaattaattacagtcGCTGGCAAAATTTTGGGTGGTTGGGAGGTTCTATGAAGTCTATATAGATATCATTTGAGTGAAAAAGGTTTATAATTTCTTCTATTCTCTTTTTACTCATTTACTGACTAAATGAATTTTTGTTTCCGAATATTCCTGTTATTTATAACTTGTGGTAGTGGGGTAAGAGTGGCCTCCGCAGAGTCGTGTGAATGCCTTTTAGGTATTGCGAAATAGTTTGCCAAGTCTATAGCCTGTACAATATCAAGCTTGAAGTCTAAGTGAGTATAAGTTCCCTGTCCAGTCTTGACTGTAGCAATCAgactgtctttttttttttttgtggggaACAAAAGTGGATTTTTCGTGCTTAGGTTCAAGGGTTACAAGTAGCGGTTCTACATAATAAGGATAAGCGTTTTGATCTTTCTACTGTTATGGGAAAAAATAATTCGATGTCATATGTTATAGTGGAGCTGATTCAGTGATTCTTTACCCAAACACTTGTCTCGGCCTTAGTAAAATGACTTCAGAAACATTGTCATTCAAAAAAAGGGTGTACTAGTACCAAATTGTGTTAAAAAAGCTCGGAATTATGTATTCTCCAAAGATCTAATGCCATGAAATTTGTTTGTGCATGTTTTTTTTCCCTCAATCCATGTACTCTAATTAATTTTGAATACGATCGAAGTTTACTATGGAGATTTTCTGTGCAGAAATAAATAATGTGTGATACAGAAGCTTCTTCAAGGTTTTATGTGATAGGAGAGTCTGTTGGATAGCATAAAATAGTTACTCGGTTTGCTTGTCAGTGATTTAAATGTACTGTTTCGTCGCATTCACTTGAAGTTCTTTGTGTATTGGTAAAggcatgaaaatttaatttacatattttGCATGTGTAATCACTTGTTATCATTACATGTCCAAAATCTCTGCCACttatttatcatcattttatttGAGAGATGTTGATGGTTACTCAATGAGTCTGAAATTATTATTGGGCAGGTGAATTGCGGTGCATCTAATTCTCTCTCTCTTGGACTTACCAATCAAATATACTAGAGGGATACCATGGCTGAAGCAGATAAGCGGCTTGAACTTAAGTTCAGAATTTTTGACGGGACGGATATTGGTCATGGAACCTACTCACATTCCATTACTGCTGCTACTCTTAAACAGAGACTTCTGTCTCAGTGGCCTCGAGGTTGTCCTTCAGCCTCCATACACACGCACACATATGCTTTTTAACTTTATAAACATGATCATTATTAGAATGTGGTAGTGACTAATCATTGCTTACATAGTGACTAATCATTGCTTACAATCATAATTGTGTTACTATTTCTCAATTCCAACAATTGATGTGAGTTGTTGATTGCTGTTTCCTTCAAGGgcattatttgtttttatttattcttataaAGCTAAATGTTTAATTGTTATGGTTTTGCagaattaattatgttgaatGATCATGATTTAATTCTTCGTTTTGGTATGCATTAAGATTGTGCCTGAGTTGAGTGTTGGACAAAATGTTTTATTTGCTAGAGATTAAATTCCTTTGGAAATAGATGGATAGTGAATGGTTAAAAGTAAAACAGTGTCAATATCTCCATTTGTTTATCGATCGAATTTCTAGCTGGCGTATTCTGGTTTTCCTGCTGACTGCACTGTTGaagttaatatatattattcgttgaatattttataactttcatgatttttttatcaatttccAACCGTCCGCATTTATAGATAAATCTATCGTACCAAAGTCAGTGAATGACATGAAATTAATACATGCTGGAAAATTTTTGGAGAATGGAAAGACACTGGCTGAGTCTAGAGTAACACAGGTTGGTGAGCTTTCTGGAGGAGTTATTACTATGCATGTGGTTGTACAGCTTCCCGTTGCTAAGCGAAAAATTGGTATGTCAAGCCATTCTTGCAACACTAAACACATTTTAATGATTTGTCATGCAGTACGAATTTCCTTTCAGATTGTTGATTCTGCTCCTTTTACTTAATTATCTGATATCCAATGTTGCAGGATGCTGATCATGTGAAGGCTAGATTTGTGTTTAGATTATATGATTACAACCATAGGTAGTATATTAAAGTTACTGCCTGTTAAGTTACCCATGTACTTATCAAAGACAAAGAAACAAGTCTACCTTTTGGTATGATTCATGATAGTTTGCTCTTCAATCTATCTTTAATCTCACTTAAAACTTGAAGTgacaaatcatgtcatattttTTCAGCCATAAAAGGCATCTCCAAGTCCTATTCAACCTCCAAAACTCATCTATCCAGTCACTAATGAGAGGCATTATGTATAACAAcgtgataattaaatattcagttgcaatctttATTTCAGCACTGTGAACTTCGCTGTCTACTTCCATTTGTTTTATATAAGATGCTTTGGCCTGGCTCATGTCTTTAAATCTTATGCCATTACTATAGATAAAAGTCTAAACATTTAGTTATAACATCGTTTTGTGTGAGGTTTTTTGTTCTTTGGATGACAAAGAAATGTTCTGACATGGGTCGTGTTCGAGCCGCCCTCTTCTAAATTTCCTTGTTACGGGTGTGATGCAGATAAAAAGCAGGCGAAGAAACAGAAACAAGGCTCGTGTTCTTGCACGATTCTCTGAGCCTATGAGGGTTGATACTTCTTATGCTCTCACACTTTTTACTTCATTGATACTGATCTCGTCCACTGTATTATATGAGTGAATTAGTCTCTAGATCATGTACAGTTGTCttcttacttttaatgattTTGGTTGATCGATGCTGTATGGGTTTCTTCTTCAGGTCTTCTTTGAACCTTGTCACACTTGTAATACGCTGCatcataaatattaatatttaaatatattaagccCGTATATAAACTATATTTGGTACTTGTAATGGATGACTAAATTTAGTTTTATCATTTTTCTAAGATATTTAATAAGTAAGATGAAAAAGTAAATTGTTCACTAGAAATTTCCAACGTTCTCCTTTCCATTATCCTAGCAACTctctcattattattatttttactctCATTATCTTAAAAAGCAAAATTTAGAATTAACTTCAAATTTACAAGAATaacttttaattataaattatatttatattttatacgcATGTAACATATGTGCTCCTTGTACTAATGATCATAAGATGATTggtaaaacttatattttttaagaaaaacgattTATAAGTTCTCATAATTTGTttagtaaaaaaattacaagCAACTTATAATTTGTCAAAATAAGATTTTTGACAGTctaaaagctatttttaaaaaaaataagatacaACACATTTTTCTCAAAAGATCTTTCAATATTTCACTTCTCCAAAACatccttttatatattttcaaatccCCATTTATTATATCTCCACTTTATCACTTTGCTTTTTATcgaatttaaaataaagttttgtTCTATCTTTTTATTACGATATAAAACACAAAATTGTTAAAAAGTCTTATTAAGTAAATTAGTAACtacaaattttttaatcaatattttacttgcacacattaaaattaatattaaatatttttcNTATATATAATTACTTACATTAACTCATGGtaattttgacaataaaaatatcttattgtaccaaacagagtgacattttaaaaaaaatttaaaaaaataaatagatccaaacactttaaaaatttatttttaagacAGATCTCAACTTATAACCTACTAAaacaatttataatatttaaaagctTACCCGAAGATCGtcactagttttccgcactattaTGATTTAAGAgtactttaattatttttatgacttttatgcttataagtggttttgagaggatttaagagtttatgctCTTTTGAAAATGCTAGCTTTAGGTTTTTGGTTTGACGATTGCATGTTTTGCACTGTGTTCTTTTGgggattttaaaataataggttgattggtttattttgatagcaaaaatatatacatgcaaATCAAAAATCTCTCCAAAATAGCCAACAATGTCGTGATAAAGCAGTTTGCTCATATTGTTGCTTTTTACAACTTTCGGAGAGACGTTCTATGTGAACTTGGTTCTCAAGAAAAGAACTTCATGCTACTCACCGTTGATCAAGTCGCAACCAAGCGTCATATTGAAAATTTGGGTATAACTCTATCAAGTCAAATACATCACATGGATGCCCGATTTGATCATATCCAAACCACCATTGACAGTCAATTGCAAGAAATTCTTGATCTTATGCAACTTgatgatgccaaaaaggggTAAGTAGTGGATTTCAAGAAGCTTGAAGAGCAAAAACGGTGAGCCGAAAGAGctaaatttgaataatttaagCGTAATTATGAAAGAAGAAAACTGGAACAAGAAAAGGGAAGAAGAGCTGGTGGAAGCAGTGGTTCAAGTCAtagaagattaaaaaaaaattgtgtaggTGTAATAGGAAATGTTTTTGATTTTATGCACctataaaatgatatttcatTTCTTTAATGAAATTCTTCTTGCTCAAATCCTCGTAAATTTTGCTCTATGTAACTTCTTATATAGACTTGCAGCTAGGTTTTGTATCACCAAAAAGGAAGAGATTTTTAGAATATTCAAGTACctttaagttttggtgattgacaGATAACAATATCAGCATTTCGAGGCCAGCTGCTTTTAAATGTATTTCGGATTTCGGACAGTTGAACCATATCAAGCCGTTCAGGCAGTACTTAAGAAGATCAAGTCATTCTGGCTAAGATGTCATGAAACAGAAGTATCTGAACTTAAACTGCAAAATTATCATCTGTCAAAACTGACCGACATTACATAATGTTCAAACCTATGAAAATAAAGTCGCGCTGCTACAAGTAAAAAAAGAGTTAAATCTAAAAGGATACTAAAGTCAAGTTGTTCAATAAGTTGTCTCATTTGGAAAGAATACACGGCATGATGTGtcatcttcatgaaaatcaaAGAACTTGAAGTAACAAAAGCACAAGGAGCATTAATGAGCATTTAATGATATGAAAGTGACACGTCCATTCTATTAGGGAACTTTACAGATgatcgttgaaaagaaaatccGAACGTTGGAGTTtttcaattataaatatatagattTCAAACATGAAGAACTCCCTAGACCAACCACAACTATTCTTAAGCCTGCAATTTCAAAGATCTCAAGTACACTTAATCTTTTGATTTCTAGCTGTTCATTCCAGCTCATGCTTATCAGAATCATATCAGATCATCAAGTATCAATATGTGTTACACCAACAACTCAAGACGGCAAGTCTGACCACTGGGTTTTGTGTTTGATGTTTAGTGAACCAAGGGTTCTTAAATATCCAAAATTGTAAAGTAAACAATAAAAGTTACAGTTAGGCAATGTTAAGTCTTAACTGAAGTGAGTTGTAAGAAAACGTAAAActaaagtattttagtgaaaactttcctaaatgaaataaggggtgacgtaggagttttatctccgaccatccataaaaatatttgtgtcaTTACATTTTATATTTACATTCTTGCAAAGTCCATTTCAAACCATTTATCGTTAAACTGTCAAGTATAATTTTTCACTAGTCAAGTTATACCGTTTTCGCACTCACATTTTTTATTGGTCCAACAAGTCTAGCCGTTTAAAAATACTTCTTGACAGTCTGAAAATTGTTAAGAACgatttgaaatcaagaaaattttaaaagattttattcacCCCTTTCAAATCTAACCCGATCCCAACAGGTACGATatccaataaatttaaaaaacatattaaaaagtAGATATAGACACATGTTTGCAGTAGGATAGTTGT
This genomic interval from Primulina huaijiensis isolate GDHJ02 chromosome 14, ASM1229523v2, whole genome shotgun sequence contains the following:
- the LOC140956790 gene encoding membrane-anchored ubiquitin-fold protein 3-like — its product is MAEADKRLELKFRIFDGTDIGHGTYSHSITAATLKQRLLSQWPRDKSIVPKSVNDMKLIHAGKFLENGKTLAESRVTQVGELSGGVITMHVVVQLPVAKRKIDKKQAKKQKQGSCSCTIL